In the Paraburkholderia acidisoli genome, one interval contains:
- a CDS encoding maleate cis-trans isomerase family protein has protein sequence MSIGFGHLARIGHLYPSGGLCDFEIQAMAPEGVQFLTTRLPFRDTSIESDRTLIDDIEQHAQLLADARVDLIATNCTAAGVVNGVEAINARVRAATNIGAVTTIEAVLAACEALGATRLGLVTAYGAHVVAAEQTFFAQRGLHVVAEASRACGTPFEQGTLPPEVWFDLATRLPREYDAVLISCAGIRVSGVIEPIEKAVGKPVITSNAALLWYCLRKLGIRAPSLGFGTLLGE, from the coding sequence ATGAGCATCGGTTTCGGTCATCTCGCGCGCATCGGTCATCTGTATCCGTCGGGCGGCTTATGCGACTTCGAGATTCAGGCGATGGCGCCCGAGGGCGTGCAGTTCCTCACCACGCGCCTGCCGTTTCGCGACACGTCGATCGAGTCCGACCGTACGCTGATCGACGATATCGAACAGCACGCGCAACTGCTCGCCGACGCGCGGGTCGACCTGATCGCGACGAACTGCACGGCGGCCGGCGTGGTGAACGGCGTCGAGGCAATCAATGCCCGCGTGCGGGCCGCGACGAACATCGGCGCCGTCACGACAATTGAAGCCGTGCTCGCCGCCTGCGAGGCGCTGGGCGCGACCAGGCTCGGTCTGGTTACGGCCTACGGCGCGCACGTGGTGGCGGCGGAGCAGACGTTTTTCGCGCAGCGCGGCTTGCACGTCGTGGCCGAAGCGAGCCGCGCGTGCGGCACGCCGTTCGAGCAGGGCACGTTGCCGCCCGAGGTGTGGTTCGACCTCGCCACGCGCCTGCCGCGCGAATACGACGCCGTGTTGATCAGTTGCGCGGGCATTCGCGTGAGCGGCGTGATCGAGCCGATCGAAAAAGCCGTGGGAAAGCCGGTGATCACGAGCAACGCCGCGCTGCTGTGGTACTGCCTGCGCAAGCTGGGCATTCGCGCGCCGTCGCTGGGGTTCGGCACGTTGCTGGGCGAGTGA